The following are encoded in a window of Methanocaldococcus sp. genomic DNA:
- the tmk gene encoding dTMP kinase, whose translation MFIVFEGIDGSGKTTLSKLLSKSLNAFWTCEPTNSPIGKLIREFLQKKIKLDDRTLALLFAADRVEHTKIIKDILKSRDVVCDRYLYSSIAYQSVAGVDEDFIKSINRYALKPDIVFLLTIDVDVALKRVKGKDIFENKSFLQKVQEKYLELAEEYKFIVIDTTNKTIDEVHKEILEHYKKYSNKL comes from the coding sequence ATGTTCATAGTGTTTGAAGGTATTGATGGTAGTGGTAAAACGACACTATCAAAATTATTATCTAAATCTCTCAATGCTTTTTGGACTTGCGAGCCTACAAATAGCCCAATAGGGAAGTTAATTAGAGAATTTTTGCAAAAAAAAATTAAATTAGATGATAGAACATTAGCATTGTTATTTGCCGCAGATAGAGTAGAGCACACAAAGATAATAAAAGATATTTTAAAAAGTAGAGATGTAGTTTGTGATAGATATTTGTATTCCTCAATAGCCTATCAAAGCGTTGCAGGCGTTGATGAAGATTTTATAAAATCAATAAATAGATACGCTTTAAAGCCAGATATAGTTTTTTTACTAACTATTGATGTTGATGTTGCTTTAAAAAGAGTTAAAGGTAAAGATATATTTGAAAATAAAAGTTTTCTACAAAAAGTTCAAGAAAAATATTTAGAATTGGCAGAAGAATACAAATTTATCGTAATTGACACAACTAACAAGACAATAGATGAAGTTCATAAGGAAATTTTAGAACATTATAAAAAGTATAGCAACAAATTATAA
- a CDS encoding CBS domain-containing protein, with the protein MDIAYEIPVSEVMSFPVITATKNMTVYDIANIMKEKDIGAVVIVEGKEPIGIVTERDIIKRVVAKNLKPKEILAEEVMSKKIITIPQNASINEAAKIMAKYKIKRLPVVKDGELVGIITESDIIRVSPKLLEIIAEYASIKPEDEKEKIPLDTDEFSEEYIYGICENCGYQGRVRLYQGRYLCDECIEEFKEKE; encoded by the coding sequence ATGGATATTGCCTATGAGATTCCTGTCTCAGAAGTAATGAGTTTTCCAGTGATTACTGCTACAAAAAATATGACAGTTTATGACATCGCCAACATAATGAAGGAGAAAGATATTGGGGCTGTTGTTATTGTAGAAGGCAAAGAGCCAATAGGAATAGTTACAGAGAGAGATATTATAAAAAGAGTTGTTGCAAAAAACCTAAAACCAAAAGAGATTTTAGCTGAGGAAGTTATGAGTAAAAAAATAATAACAATTCCTCAAAATGCTTCAATTAATGAAGCCGCTAAAATCATGGCTAAATATAAGATAAAAAGATTGCCTGTTGTAAAAGATGGGGAATTAGTAGGAATAATAACAGAGAGCGATATTATTAGGGTCTCACCAAAATTATTGGAAATAATTGCTGAATATGCTTCAATAAAGCCAGAAGATGAAAAAGAAAAAATTCCATTAGATACTGACGAATTTTCTGAAGAGTATATATATGGAATTTGTGAAAACTGTGGATATCAAGGGAGAGTTAGACTGTATCAAGGAAGATATTTGTGTGATGAGTGTATAGAAGAATTTAAAGAAAAAGAGTAA